tgggcttcgtcaggtggccacaaattacaccggtcaaatcttacatgaaaatcggctaaaaaaacaaagtgtgatgtaaagctggatttttggtatgttatttggagtccttgggggaatgtaagactatattttgcaagcaaaaaaaaagtgtgctaacttcgtaatttaaaaaaaaagtaaaaaaatcggactttttttggtttttatttttttattaaaaaactatgcgtttttggtcaaaagttgctttgtaatgttgaaagcgcattaaatttaaaacagtttgacatcttctttatcaatgtccgtcaaatagttttcgagatatgaaacgtcaaaaaaggttaatttttgacgcatttataaaatgtagcgttttgccaatatttttagacaaatatctgcaaaatacttcatgatatgatatatattgcaatataacattgtataaaatttattttgctttagttttagtacaaataaaggtcagtaagacgaatagttactttggtaaacaaaaaaatctataaatagagaagccaagagtctggtagattggttaaggtaaaatagtttacgctaaaagttttaggttgaaagtgctatctattcgatctcactttctttgatatacgtttatctgaaaaaattatctaagctaactttgcatcgatttgactattactaatgaagaaataaaatacagtaaaattttgaagtttagtaaattagaaaaataaaacagaattagttacattttactttttcctttttgagggtcctgcatggttctgcatcttgatggcacaactcctgtagtgatagaaagtccacttgagttgtatttgaccaccaattgctgtggaataaactacgggaacggaaagcgcccacgccaattattaagatactggagaagtggtattcccagcagaagaacgtagtaagatggaagtcaactctgtccacagccagcgggctaaactgtggcgtgagacaaggaggcagtatgtctccggctttcttcagcgtgtacatggatgggctgtcgcaggctttgaccagtaccgaggttggctgctccatcaatgggcaaatgataaatcacatcgcatatgcagacgatatggtcctactagcaccatctgtgggagctatgcgtaagttacttgcagaatgcgagagatacgccagccagcataacatgagatacaatccggagaAGTCTGAATTTAtactcatggaggcagcacatatgcccacacatgtaccacctcttttgcttgatggagttcaattgcggagagtacacgaagtcaaatatcttggccacatcttgttgtccagtttaaaagaccaggaggacatagaaaggcagaggcgagccaccgcagtaagggcaaacatgttggctagaagattcgccaaatgtagtgacagcgtaaaaagacagctgttcctcagtttttgtacaagcgtgtatactgccgagttatggtccgactacacctgcgcggcggtgagagacctgcgcgtgcaatacaacacatactatgtactgatatttcgttaaacggagaatactatgattcaggcacgtccacgacaacgctcgtgaaattgcatcgatgttattgaccctcagtggtatgctttaaaaaccagtccgtacaagaacaatttcggaacaatctgattcccTCAATCTGAAAACCCTCAGTTGAATCTCACTCATTGTGAGATTCaactgagggttttctactcttaatatatttttttccgccaagcggcgatcctgaggtctttctgaccgtaaacttaacttactaaataaatgttgatttgatatacgcaaatatgtgtctgagtaatacttgaacagcccccaaataataataattcgttctccgctacgcctcctgtaaatatatgtaaactatcccatttggccattaccatccaccgattatttctgatccagttatactagacttatgatataatcctattttttaaataactcgcactcttttggtcttaaatgaaagctagtgaaattttctacatttttattttacaatttatgtaatagcctgagttgttttgctgatatctgtctcaaaatattagcaaaacgaatattttcatagaaaggggaaaaatgctcttttttgacgcttcatatctcaaaaaatatttgacggacattgataaaaaagatgtcaaactgtttggaatttaatgtgcttttaacattacaaagcaacttttgaccaaaaatgcatagttttttaataaaacggcaaaaaccaaaaaaggactgatttttttacttttttttttaaattacgaagttagcacaccatttttttgcttgcaaaatatagtcctacattcccccaaggaccccaaataacataccaaaaatgcagctttacatcacactttgtttttttatttctctttttgaccagtgtaaatccaaatcaacaacatgtttcgtcaaacaaaccaatgatgatatccgcaacaggcttcgtcatatataaaattagtacattactacagaggccgggacaaagggggttgccggccgaagacatatagacggccgagcgaagcgaggccgtataggtctgaggcgggcaaccccatttcccgccgaggtatgtatagtgcttttctcaaacatggtatgaaataaataaagtctacctactgaaaatagtaactttggatgactgtatctcctaaacggtgcgtcgtagcgcaaaaataatcgaattttcgttcccctttgaagccccgtatacgcttataaaaaaaaacaaaaagttaaaaaaaaataaaaaaaaacgaaaaaaattttttttgtatgaaaacgcacccaaaatcaaatattgtctagggcccgtaccagttgcagtcggcacgtctataaagccccttatagtttttttttaattggctaaatacctggatgttatgtcacaattatctgtgtttggaaattaaaaaagtagactttgccggccttggcctgcaaggtttgtatgaaattccattatctatcaatcgtcctagccgcacctgcaacgtcatacttcgctgccaattataaggcacataacatcaatatttcataccatgtttgagaaaaataacttTAACCAACCGAACTAACCTACATCACATTATCACATACaggtgtagtgcgaaaagaattgccttcgtattgttacggaaacttacgaacgtgtcatgctatttcagtcagtctcagtataagatgtactgacattgactgaactagcatgacaaatacgaacgtgtccgaaggaaacccttttctcACTATATCTGTCCatctatgtatattatacaataggctagtttcctactagtcaaatcagcttctagTCAAAACGATGTGGTAATAtggaattattatgaaatactgagaagtgacgtcacggtcaatttatttactttatatctttctctttgacttattaaatagaaattatgtttaaacataactactgtccacgtttttcttctaattatgtggtgctttatttcgtgcactgcataaaacatttttcccctcactagctcggaaacacgtgttttgtcctttaataccagcgggtaaaaaagcattttatccactagtgggtaaagtaatttgaccttgaataacgtcaaattaactgctttaaaattgataaaagtaggtgaatctagtcataaagatgatttaccacctgtggaaccactgaaagcagtgataaccgcattttttgcgttgtagtttcctcgctacagtgaggggaaaagttttgtgttacactcgggtgcaaatatattttactactcgtgtgttaaaaaactcgcttcgctcgtggttcaactatagaatcctttcacttgctcgtttttcagttccacactcggcgttaaaatacaactttgcccccttgtataacaaataactattatatctttctctttgacttattaaatagaaattatgttaaaacataaccactgtccacgtttttcttctaattatgttgtgctttatttcgtgcactgcataaaacatttaattttaagtataggaaactagcctattgccaTTGTTGGCTACCAGAAGAtggttagcgccatctatgagatTATTGCGGCACTACTCACCAGCCAGCGCAGCACGATCTGAGCTTCACTCTTCCCATATTTCTCAGCTAGCTCCTTCAGAACAGATTCTTTCTTCGGCGGCGGGGCTCCAAAACGGGACACCATGGCTCCGAAGGGGCTGTACCCCATAACGACTAGACCTCGGCTTTGGGCGTAGGACACTAGGGATGTTTGAGGGAGCTGTGGGTGGACCTGGCACGAGAAAATATGGTTAAgtacatagaggaataagtaagggaagagccTCCCCGGGATGTCCCTCAACTCCCCGGGATGTCCCTCCCTCCCCGGGATGTCCCTTCTCCCCGGGATGTCCCTCCGGGACCGGGAGGATATGTCTCTAAATTCCCAATCCtccaacaaaaaaaaagagggaagagttgtaactccatacatcagtaaatgcgggttatttgtataggcatagttaagtgacatctagtgacaatcacgcgtcaactagcgtaaattatcagtactgctacttgtcgatagatgtcgcgacgaacttagagtctaatgctcaccaatttttagctaatattacaatagtattagtcagtattctgttttcaattccttctgcttgtaatataagttgtaaataatgtaatttttgacgatcatgatgagaagataaacataactttggcatgtaacaaatttatagtgtaatttttatcatgaaataaagaaatctaatctaatctaatctaaactgttcgaatattacatttttggcagacgagacacttgccacctagtatcaagtagtggtactgataattcacgctatttgacgcgtgattgtcgctagatgtcacttaactatgcctatacaaataacccgcatttactgatgtatggagttacaactcttcccttatttattcctctatggtatgaGAAATATCGTTGGCTGTATGACTAAGCCCCGTATATTTGTATCATGATCGCTTTGCAGCCGATTGTCCTCAATGTCCATGAACGAAGATAAAGagtcacatacatacatacacatacatacatacattcacgcctgtgtcccatgaaggggtaggcagagcacatgaaactactcaggtttcagtgccactcttggcaaataaggggttgaaagaaaacgaaactgtgacattgcagtgacaggttgccagcctctcgcctacgccacaatttaacccatatcccacagtcacaTAACCCTAATAATTATAGATATAGGTACAatgtactagttttttcatTGACTTTGTCATATATAGCGCCTGattataatatattctgtgatattactTAGTTACTGTACCTCAATCTGCAGCACGCTGGGATGCACCCTGCTCTCGTTAAGCAACCTTCCCAGCTGTTCCTGGTTGAAATTTGAGACGCCGATAGACTTAACGAGGCCCAGTTTGTGAGCGTCCTCCATTCCTCGCCACGTCTCCATGTAATCGACCTTGGAGACGCTGTAGTCATCCTGCAATTTAGGAGAAAATTAGGAATCAGGATTTTTGTTGGTAAGAACAGCCTTATGTTGGCGGTTAAATCGTAAAATTCGCCAGATCACGAAACTTTCAGGCATATCGTAAAACTAGAAAATGTGTTTCTAGGTTATCTATATGTCTATAGGTAATTTTTAGAACTTTCCAAAGCTTCCGACTTGGCCTCCtacgttttaaaatatttgtatgtataCTGAAATCCGTGTAACAattatttatgtactttttcccctcactagctcggaaacacgtgttttgtccttcaataccagcgggtaaaaacgcattttatccactagtgggtaaagtaatttgaccttgaataaagtcgaattaactgctttcaaattgataaaagtaggtgaatctattagtaataaagatgatttaccacctgtggaactactggaagcagtgatatacgctttttttgcgttgtagtttcctcgctataatgaggggaaaagttttgtgttacactcgggtgcaattgtattttacttctcgtgtgttaaaaaactcgcaagttcaggattctattctcgaaccactcgcttcgctcgtggttcaactatagaatcctttcacttgctcgtttttcaattccacactcggtgttaaaatacaactttgcccccttgtataacaaataactattttctactcccgaactgttatacgtcatttacagggtcgtgcatagatctttaaaaccctacataaaggtctattccccaaagccagtgtccgccggctttccgcgcatgcgcgcagtatcgaaaaaactgaaaacgcattgtttggctctgtaaccatggcaacgccttataacgacactgcgcgagtgcgcggaaaggctttgggcagctaaactgacagtgcaaacctttgcgtcaaaatacaggaaacagtgtgaatttcacgaaagttattcaagaaaactattaaaaactaagtgcatggtcgtagaaaaagtattgtatgcaacggtgtttaactgggtcaaaaaatactcgtgtcgtctcaataacaattttcggcttcgcctcaaattgttacccacgccactcgtcttttttgacctcctttaaacgcctgttgcataaaatactattatttacttatttacagGAATGGGGACCGTTAATAGCGTTAAATGGACTGACACGATATCGCGCCATACAAGTATGGTGTGGCGTGAGGCAAGGCGGACTGACCGCGTCCACACTCTTCAATCTCTACGTGAATAGATTACCTACTCGAAACGCTTGATATACGTGTCAGCTATCTATCATATAGACGCAATATACTTAAACCTTAATATTAGCCTATTACTTTTGCTAGTGGCTTCCGTCAATCGTTTTAAAATTGCACGGAAATGCAATGTAACAAAATACCACTTTATGGCATTTGACCCCGACAAATCGGATAAATAAGGTTCATTACATTTATCTCAAGTTTGAGAGTGGGGTGCTTCAAATGGTGACCGAAGAATTCTTTGGATGTAGAAAGAACGAACACCAAATAAAATAGGTACTCACATTAAAGCCCATAGGCCAGTGCATGAGATACAGATCCACATAATCGAGTCCTGATGCCTTGAGGGATTGCTGAAGAGCTACTGCCACCTGCTCCCGTTTGTGGTGGGTGTTCCATAgctgaaaatattaaataaaatatctatatGTTTAATTAAACCATCATCAAATAAACATGTTAATTGAAAGTACCTAGATTCCATTTTGAGGGTGATCGTGTGAaagatacgaccttcaaacttACAAGAAAAGAGCGCACACCCGTCTCATCTTAAAGGCCAGCAACGTACCTacaacccttctggtgtttcgacGGTTTCGACATGTCTGCTCGTTTACctcttatcccataaaaaaggATTTCCTAGTCCCATATTCTGTCATTTCAAAATCTTCGACAAATTCTCGCTACGTGAACTTAACTAATCTAAtcactaaattaaaattttgataaaacccctgacatagtgtaccgattttcataaaacatggctaagaacactcccgactaactcagctttcaaacaaaaaaaaactaaaagatagattcatccgttcgggagctacgatgccgcggacagacacacacacagacagacagccagGCAGacacacatcaaacttataacaccccgtcgtgtttgcgtcgggggttaaaaatggagaCTATACCTTGCATCGAGGAACTAACGGAATATATTGTACCTTGAAACAAATGATACTCACCTTAGTGGTGACGAATATATCGCTCCGTCTCACTCCCTCCTTTATCTTCGCAGCTACCCCCTCCCCCACCTCCCCCTCCGTGCCATAAATGGCCGCCGTGTCAAAATGGCGGTACCCGACGTCGATTGCTTGAGAAATGACGGAGCGAAGTTGGTGGTTTTCCGAGTGGATTATACCTTGCTGAGGAAGTAATTTagaaaaaagataaatataattagtattttttttaaataaataaaataaataataaatattataggacattctaagacagatcgactgagtcccacggtaagctcaagaaggcttgtgttgtgggtactcactcagacaacgatatatttttaagtaatgtatgtttttttaaatacttatacctatacatagaaaacattcatgactcaggataATGTCctaaccgggattcgaacccgggaccacggcttagcaggcagggtcactgcctgCAAGGCCAGACCTGTCgtcaaataaatattgaggacactttacacagatcaacttagccccaaactaagcaaagctcgtACTACTAGTATGGGTCCTAAGCGACGATATGTTACATGTAtagtacttaaatagataaatacatacttatacaggatgattcatgagtcgtgagcaggagtgaacagggtactggggagggtcacactgagcaactttcataatggggcaacactcaattgtgatttttttcttcTTAACTATGgcttaattgatagctaattatcaattaactatcaattaagtcataattagaacgtaattaataattagctatcaattaagtcatagttaagaaaaaaaaaacacaattgagtgttgccccattatgaaagttgctcagtgtgaccctccccagtaccctgttcactcctgctcacgactcatgaatcaccctgtatacatagaaaacatccatgactcaataataaatatttgtgctcatcacacccttaccgggattcgaactcaggaccAGGACCGGgaaattcccttaccgggattcgaacccaggaccgcggcttagcaggcagggtcactatcactactgactgagccagaccggtcgtcattatgacacaagtgcggaaaaggggAAGTTCGAaaggagtggcgataaattaaaacacaacgaTGGAGAGGGACTACtaccgacacgagttacgaattccttcttcgcacgtgtatcgtatgccGTTTTTCAGTGACAAATGGCAATCTGAAGTTTCTAGAAGCTTGCTAGAAGCTGATGTTCGTTTGTTCGAATTTAATGAtattaaatttaactttttgGCAAGCAGAATCATGcacttttaagttttttttgcaaaaatttcatttttggcacaagcttttatcgccgactgtacctttctttcaacagtcatcttactgctctccgagacgtttctaaaaaccccttactcgatggggatacgacgtttcataacagagttcctatgaccacctttctgctccatcatcagatcagctccatgataccataatattgccttgtcacgtgatttacataattatgtgtgtaaaatttcagctcaatcggaaaccgggaagtgggtcaaatttagcttctacgttttgacccaaactaacatactaacaaggcaagtagaGCTTGTAAAAAGTGGATAATTTGTACCTTGGGTGAGACTTAAACTCACGGCATCAGCTCATAGTGTACATACCTCGTTAAAGCCAAGATAGGTGCCGAGCGCGAGTGCTGGCATCTCCCGGCCATCGTTTAGTTTCACTTTTGGCATCTCCACGCTGGTAGCTAACTGAAAACGAAACGAAATCAGGTTGACtaagggcccccacagacgggagacaaaactgttttgtctccgtcgctcggtctatgggctactTCTAGACATGTGTAAGTAATGCGAGTAATATCACAAAATGTGATATCACTTGAACACATAATATGGCATTACGTATCACTCCGAGAAATCCACCATCACCTCTAGCATTACGTATCACCCGAACGCAAATGTGGCGAACTACTATAAAACAGTGCGCGTAATGTTTACTGCCCCAtgtgaaaactgtaatggtgtAACAACTAACAACTGAGATGTTTGAAAGCATCACTTATTACAGTTATTACTTTCTTATTTCTTATCTCGCTCTCGCGCTCACACGCGCCGCACTAAGCGCTCAGTCGCTCTCGTTCTAACCATCAAACTATGATGCGATGCTTTCGGCTATTTCCGGAAGAGTTCGGAACGCGCCACTCAGCCGATCGCGGTCGCGTTTACGTAGTTGCAAATTTCGCTTGCGAATATGATTTTATAACAGTCCAAAAGATTTAAAACTGTAATGCGGGACATATAgagcttattttattattatcatttcTTATAATCATTTTGTGGATGCACAAACAGAGTAATTTTGTCTGTGAAATTGGGCGCGCCGAAAacaaaacatattattattattattattgtgaaATGTTTAGTTGACTTTCGCGGCTAATAATTTATCTAGATGTACATTACGTACATGTGTGGTTATCGTATGATCCAGTAAGTATAAGTAACCATttgcaaattttataaaatatacttaattcaCGTAGCGGTGACAAAAAGCAACATGTAATGGAACTACGCGCTGATATGAGATGCGTAGCCTTGTTGATATCTGTGATGACTGTGATGGTGCCATCTCGCGCGCGCCCGAGCGCTGTTCAAGGTCGGGTAACGTTTCGagtgaagctaggaacacactacgcggacgtccgtcgtaaatcacgggcctggccccgtagccgaatggcatttctccgacgccaaacgaaagcgatacgccgctggctctgtcgcgccaatacgcaagcgcgatagagatagatatctactagcgcttcgtttcgtgagcgtttcgtgagcgattgtgccattcggctagccaccctggccccgtagccgaatggcatttctccgacgccaaacgaaagcgatacgccgctggctctgtcgcgccaatacgcaagcgcgatagagatagatatctactagcgcttcgtttcgtgagcgtttcgtgagcgattgtgccattcggctagccacccaggttgTGACACTGGCGACAGATCGTACAGATATATCACACCGTGAATAGGGGGCTTTAAGAAGATAAGACTAATGTCTGTGACATACGATATGATATGACCAAAGATACTCTAGAATTTACATACTTACAGATGCACTAGTGCATTTCGATTAGAACTCAGCTATTCTGCTCATGGCAACggatcatattaatattataaatgggaaagtgtgtgtgcggCAAAAGGGAGCGAAGAAttgccgtgattttttaagtggagatagttgaagggatggagagtgacataggctacgttttgtatctttctaacgcgagcgaagccgcgggcaatagctagttATTAATAAGACAATTTATTGGAATACTTAAGGTACTGcagggaaaatctcgactggggagggggggggggggggcaaaactggtccatttttttcatgttttacaataattGCATTATTATattacagcaattcccgtcaactttgtacaatgccacgtcagcaaattttaattgatcctattttgttaccaacatttagtgatataattcgactttcgtaagatatatacaggataattgttataattaagaaaatatagatactagagaaccttaatgacgaaataaaacttaataaaatctcagttcatcaacaaaatcttggtaacaaaataggaattaataaaaacaaatttaacttttcccttaatttttgtacaaatttttcgagaactgctgattaaAGAGTGTCCACCGTTTAtacatatatggtaggcgtgttgaACTCAAgattatagtgtaataatggaaaaaatggattagttacaattgtcccccaatCGAGATTAAGTGcctaagtagcctatgtcactctccatcccttcaactatctccacttcaaaaatcacgtccattcgtcgctccgttttgccgtgaaagacggacaaacaaacagacacacactttcccatttataatttattagtatggatattagtatggataaacggTATTTCTACCTTATTTGTTCCACCGATTCCATGTATGTTCTGCACAGGATTACAACCTAAACCAATTGCACTTTTAAATGTTTCACAACAAAATAATCCTTTGTTAGACTGCATTTCGAAACACACGATACACTCCAAACGAACAAGAATGCAAactgaatataataatataaataaacttttaaacattttatttgattACTTAAACTCTGATAGTTATCAACAATTTATGAACAAACATGAGTAGAATACTAGCAATTATGTTAAAGAGAAAGATACCCACATCTAACGtaatagtattattatactgagATAGTACCGTGTGTCTTTCCACTAGAAAAGTGCCCTCGTGGTTCATCGgtaaaaccaaagaggatcgagtattatagaaagttactgtcgaagtaaaatgtgtaatcacagtgcatagactgccatctctcgacacaggcttaaaactttagaacctcagttttgacaatttggcccatattgttatcTCGATATGtgtgatataaataatataaatgatgattttttattataaatattgaactaattgatagatttgatttagtttgatgttttatagtcagtattttgttcctgttggtgtggtgaaaaattttgtgtttcactcggcggcaaagtttgtttaactttcgtgccttgaatccctcgcaacgctcaagattccactttttgaacaactcgctacgctcgcggttcaatattggaatctttcgcttgttcgggcttcaatattggcacgtgcggttaaataactactttgcccccttgtaaacaaataactattatgcctTAATTATAACTTAACTATTCAACGGGGGACCCTCGCGCGGGCAGTTTTCTCGCGCAAAAGATTGCAATcgcaatacagcgcgggaatgctgcctGCGTGATGGGTACCTTGCCACGTGggcaaggtttattattttacgttttatttttaggtggttttagtttattattttaagttttatttttaggtagttttagtttatttctttaatattgtcttcggttaccgcgatagttactcatgaaataaaactatggaaatggattaa
This Leguminivora glycinivorella isolate SPB_JAAS2020 chromosome 24, LegGlyc_1.1, whole genome shotgun sequence DNA region includes the following protein-coding sequences:
- the LOC125238787 gene encoding aldo-keto reductase AKR2E4-like isoform X1, with amino-acid sequence MVLLAGFPRAALTLGSRPHHGRRPSTCRRKVIRLAAVSCTRVCVCPFGVSCMLPHCSRVRANWKLATSVEMPKVKLNDGREMPALALGTYLGFNEQGIIHSENHQLRSVISQAIDVGYRHFDTAAIYGTEGEVGEGVAAKIKEGVRRSDIFVTTKLWNTHHKREQVAVALQQSLKASGLDYVDLYLMHWPMGFNDDYSVSKVDYMETWRGMEDAHKLGLVKSIGVSNFNQEQLGRLLNESRVHPSVLQIEVHPQLPQTSLVSYAQSRGLVVMGYSPFGAMVSRFGAPPPKKESVLKELAEKYGKSEAQIVLRWLVDRNIVPIPKTVNPKRLEENINIFDFKLEKDEIQRVNTLDTNTRFTLPSFWQNHPYYPFDKVDNPIPSPFV
- the LOC125238787 gene encoding aldo-keto reductase AKR2E4-like isoform X3, coding for MLELATSVEMPKVKLNDGREMPALALGTYLGFNEQGIIHSENHQLRSVISQAIDVGYRHFDTAAIYGTEGEVGEGVAAKIKEGVRRSDIFVTTKLWNTHHKREQVAVALQQSLKASGLDYVDLYLMHWPMGFNDDYSVSKVDYMETWRGMEDAHKLGLVKSIGVSNFNQEQLGRLLNESRVHPSVLQIEVHPQLPQTSLVSYAQSRGLVVMGYSPFGAMVSRFGAPPPKKESVLKELAEKYGKSEAQIVLRWLVDRNIVPIPKTVNPKRLEENINIFDFKLEKDEIQRVNTLDTNTRFTLPSFWQNHPYYPFDKVDNPIPSPFV
- the LOC125238787 gene encoding aldo-keto reductase AKR2E4-like isoform X4 — protein: MPKVKLNDGREMPALALGTYLGFNEQGIIHSENHQLRSVISQAIDVGYRHFDTAAIYGTEGEVGEGVAAKIKEGVRRSDIFVTTKLWNTHHKREQVAVALQQSLKASGLDYVDLYLMHWPMGFNDDYSVSKVDYMETWRGMEDAHKLGLVKSIGVSNFNQEQLGRLLNESRVHPSVLQIEVHPQLPQTSLVSYAQSRGLVVMGYSPFGAMVSRFGAPPPKKESVLKELAEKYGKSEAQIVLRWLVDRNIVPIPKTVNPKRLEENINIFDFKLEKDEIQRVNTLDTNTRFTLPSFWQNHPYYPFDKVDNPIPSPFV
- the LOC125238787 gene encoding aldo-keto reductase AKR2E4-like isoform X2, whose product is MNSRAAGPPLAAMLRAAILLLAWRLATSVEMPKVKLNDGREMPALALGTYLGFNEQGIIHSENHQLRSVISQAIDVGYRHFDTAAIYGTEGEVGEGVAAKIKEGVRRSDIFVTTKLWNTHHKREQVAVALQQSLKASGLDYVDLYLMHWPMGFNDDYSVSKVDYMETWRGMEDAHKLGLVKSIGVSNFNQEQLGRLLNESRVHPSVLQIEVHPQLPQTSLVSYAQSRGLVVMGYSPFGAMVSRFGAPPPKKESVLKELAEKYGKSEAQIVLRWLVDRNIVPIPKTVNPKRLEENINIFDFKLEKDEIQRVNTLDTNTRFTLPSFWQNHPYYPFDKVDNPIPSPFV